Genomic segment of Trichoderma breve strain T069 chromosome 7 map unlocalized scaffold00007, whole genome shotgun sequence:
TTAAACGCAGCTAATTAAACTGTATATAATCTTCATTTGAGAAAGTGGTTTTTAACGGATATTTAAACTTGTCTGATACTGTTCCGTCAAGTTGTCTGCATAATGTTGATATAGATGTTGTCTTGAATTATCGTGTTCTCATTATATAATACGTGGCggagaggctgagatgaaggCTGTTCACCTTAACGCAGGGCTTATTACCAAAATAGTAAAAGTTCCCCGTAGCGGCGGACTTTATACTCGTGGTCCCAGGAATTCGACTATGAACTATGGGTCACcttggcatcggcatcgaGAACCGGCCGTAAGCCATCTGGAGTATTTTCCCCGACACATGCATATCAACTACATATCGACAAAAACATCTACATTATGGATTTGTGTAGTTCAACTAACAAATACCTTAGTTTCATTTTTTGTGGTTCAACACGGAATGAAATATTTGTACATTGTAATTTTCATGAGGCCTTTGGGAGGATTCAGGTCATCTTCCTGCTATGGTGGAAATGGAGTTACAAATCAATAcataattaaattaaataatgaATCATAATATACTGGTTCTTGTTAATTTCGTATCAAGTATACTCTTTACTGCTTATCTACCGATTGAAAGACCATAGCCTTATCAATCGTGTTGAACGTTGAATTCAATCTGCATCCAATACTAATCGACACAAAAAACAGTGCCAGAAAGTTTTCCTTATAAGATGTATCGGAAGTCAGGGTGATAGTCATAAGCCTCTTCAAGTGACTGGTGGCTCATTGGGTGAACGGTACCAGCTGCTTGGTGGCGagcggcctcttcttccttcttgccATTCAGATGGCGCATATGGAGCCACATGAGAAAGGCAGAAATAAATCCCATGGCCTGAAATGCCAAGCAGATGGAATGGCCCTTCAAGTAACGCGGAGGATCAGTGTAGATGTGAGAAGCCATAATGGCAAAACACTGACCAACAACTTCCGCGACTCCCCATGTCATTGCACGCTTCGTGAATCCACCCACGTTAATGCTTGCCCAAGCTCCCAAAAGAGTGACGCACGGGAAAACACCCATCGTGATAAGGCAAGTTCCAAAGATCTTCACTTTGACGCTGTTTACCACCATGAGAATGATATACCCAACAATCGAAAAAGCGAAGCAGAGCATCAAAAGTGGCCCCTTGATGCCTGTGCGATCGGATGTATAATTGACAATGAGAAGAGTGACGAATGCACACGCATACGGAATAATCGAAAAGAGCTGGGTTCGGGCTTTGCAATTCAAGATTGTCAGATCGAGACTAAATAGAGTAAGGCGAGAGGGAGTCACTCACTGGGAGAGAAGCCGAACTGCTGGACAAAGCTTGGCAGAAAAGCACTGATGGAGGCAAGTCCAAGAGCAATACCAGCATTCATGATTGAACAGAAGTAAACTTTCGGGTCCTTGAATGCAATTAGCATTTGACGCTTATCAAAACCTGCGCCGGCTTTGTTGTAGGCTATAACTTTTCGTTAGCAGTCAACCTTGATGTGTAATACACAAAGAACGTACTCTTGAGACGCTTAATGGCCACTTCAAGCTCTGCTTTAGAAAAGATCCAATGCTTCAGGTCCTTGATCTGATCGGGAGGAGGCGGCATCAATAGCCAGGCACTGATTCCGACAAAGATGCCGGCACACCCTTGAATAATGAACAGCCATTGCCATGCGGAGTGGCCCATGGCACCATCCAAGTTCTTTTGAATGGCATACGCAATGAGTCCACTAAAAGCACCAGCAATTGTTGCCGCAGAATAAAAAGCAGCTGTGAACTCGGATTAGTATGAGTTGGCAACGCATAACATTTGATGTTCGATGGAGAGAAACATACAAGTTCGAGTTGCCAGCTCGTCTCGCTTATACCACAAGCTCGTATATAGAGTCAAAGCTTGAAGAAAAGTAGATGCAAAGCCAAACAGAATCCGAAGGGCCAGAACAGTAGCAGCGTTCTTCGCTGCAGCCATACAGCATGATAGTGTCGCAAAAGCAATGACACATCCGCCAACCTGTCGATGAGCCTTGAAGAAACGGATGGACAAGTTGGCTGGAATAATACATATGACATAGCCCAcgtcttgatgaagatgttaGTATATGTCTTCTCGTGATGCCATCGATATCGGCTTACAGTATAGAGAGACAGCGTTGTAAAATTGATCGTTACTGATGTTGAGATCTTTCTGAAGTCCCATTACACGGGCGTTTCCGATATTTCCTCGATCCTGTATGAGAATACTTAGAattcgtttcttttctccattaTAGAAGGGAGCGTCATTGGAACTTACCCATTGATTGACGAGAAAGACGAGAGATGTCATTCCCACAATCAAGATATCAGCCTTGAGAACTAAACTTCTCTCtagccttttctcttctgcgGTCAGTTCTGGCTCTGTAGCCAAGAACTCCTTCTCTTGGTACTCGACCATGTCCACATCGTTCACCGGCTCTACCTTTTCAGTATCCATCATGTCAAAAGAATATCGGCAGTAGGGATGGATTCAGAAGTGAGGTATATGGGTGACAAGAGGGtagcaaaaagagaaaaatccGGGGTAAGATATAGTAAATGCAATATGTCGACTCCAATATCGGCGCTCCTATAAAAGTATCGCGTCGTTTGCAGCTGGGGTAGTCTGGGGAAGTGTCTAAACTAGCTCCGAAGATTTGGATCTAGCGGATATCTTGGCGATGCGGCACCATCAAGTACACTTATTCGTCAGTTCCTTTTCTAGAGTCCAGAGCATGCACAGATACGCCGTAAAGGGATGTTCTCGACCAGAGGATGTACAACTCCGCAGGGTTGGGACGCTTGGCGGCGATGTCACCAGGTGGCGTGGTTTGCTAGCGTCCCTCAGCTGGAGAACATTATGCCCTGTTGCATACGCCCTGGATTGATTCCATGTACGGCTGTGCAGTATTCGTAG
This window contains:
- a CDS encoding major facilitator superfamily domain-containing protein produces the protein MDTEKVEPVNDVDMVEYQEKEFLATEPELTAEEKRLERSLVLKADILIVGMTSLVFLVNQWDRGNIGNARVMGLQKDLNISNDQFYNAVSLYYVGYVICIIPANLSIRFFKAHRQVGGCVIAFATLSCCMAAAKNAATVLALRILFGFASTFLQALTLYTSLWYKRDELATRTSAFYSAATIAGAFSGLIAYAIQKNLDGAMGHSAWQWLFIIQGCAGIFVGISAWLLMPPPPDQIKDLKHWIFSKAELEVAIKRLKTYNKAGAGFDKRQMLIAFKDPKVYFCSIMNAGIALGLASISAFLPSFVQQFGFSPTRTQLFSIIPYACAFVTLLIVNYTSDRTGIKGPLLMLCFAFSIVGYIILMVVNSVKVKIFGTCLITMGVFPCVTLLGAWASINVGGFTKRAMTWGVAEVVGQCFAIMASHIYTDPPRYLKGHSICLAFQAMGFISAFLMWLHMRHLNGKKEEEAARHQAAGTVHPMSHQSLEEAYDYHPDFRYIL